One window from the genome of Thermococcus siculi encodes:
- the ftsY gene encoding signal recognition particle-docking protein FtsY — translation MLGKLKEKLGSFVDKVSQTEISEKDVENALWDLEIELLEADVALETVEELRRRIKEKLVGQKVKIGTNKRAIVEQAVREAVLEVLTPEKKIDPLEMIKSKEEKPFVIAFVGFNGSGKTTTIAKLAHWLKKNGLSVVIAASDTFRAGAIEQVEEHAKRIGVKVIKHSYGADPAAVAYDAIEHAKARRVDVVLIDTAGRNELNRNLMDEMKKIARVTKPDLVIFVGDSLAGNSVVEQAKQFNEAVRIDGVILTKLDADARGGAALSISHAIGAPILFVGVGQGYDDLKPFDEKWFVDRIFGEA, via the coding sequence ATGCTCGGGAAGCTGAAGGAGAAGTTAGGCTCATTCGTGGACAAGGTCTCTCAGACTGAAATAAGCGAGAAGGACGTTGAGAATGCCCTTTGGGACCTTGAAATAGAACTTCTCGAGGCTGACGTTGCCCTGGAGACCGTTGAGGAACTCAGGAGAAGGATAAAGGAAAAGCTCGTCGGCCAGAAGGTCAAAATAGGCACCAACAAGAGGGCCATAGTTGAGCAGGCCGTCAGGGAGGCCGTTCTTGAGGTTCTAACACCGGAGAAGAAGATAGACCCCCTCGAAATGATTAAATCCAAGGAGGAAAAGCCCTTCGTCATAGCCTTCGTCGGTTTCAACGGTTCAGGAAAGACCACCACAATAGCGAAGCTCGCCCACTGGCTCAAGAAGAACGGGCTCTCCGTTGTTATAGCGGCGAGCGACACCTTCAGGGCCGGGGCCATAGAGCAGGTCGAGGAGCACGCCAAGAGAATCGGTGTTAAGGTCATCAAGCACTCCTACGGGGCAGACCCCGCCGCTGTTGCATACGACGCGATAGAGCACGCGAAGGCCAGAAGAGTAGACGTCGTCCTCATAGACACCGCGGGAAGGAACGAGCTGAACAGAAACCTCATGGACGAGATGAAGAAGATAGCCAGGGTTACCAAGCCGGACCTCGTGATATTCGTCGGCGACTCCCTGGCGGGGAATTCGGTCGTCGAGCAGGCCAAGCAGTTCAACGAGGCAGTGAGAATAGATGGGGTAATCCTCACCAAGCTCGATGCGGACGCAAGGGGAGGGGCAGCCTTGAGCATAAGCCATGCGATTGGAGCGCCGATACTCTTCGTCGGCGTCGGTCAGGGCTACGACGATCTGAAGCCCTTCGACGAGAAGTGGTTCGTGGACAGGATTTTCGGGGAGGCTTAG